In Dama dama isolate Ldn47 chromosome 9, ASM3311817v1, whole genome shotgun sequence, the following proteins share a genomic window:
- the LOC133061604 gene encoding olfactory receptor 7A17-like: MESGNNTTILEFLLLGLTEEEELQPLIFGLFLSMYLITVFGNLLIILAISSDYHLHTPMYFFLSNLSFVDICFTSTTIPKMLWNIQNKNKGITYGGCITQMYFYILFAGLDDILLSVMAYDRYVAICHPLHYTVIMSPRLCGLLVQISWVLIAFYSLLHSLMVLRLSFCPEMQIPHFFCELRQVVQLASSDNFLNNILMYFAAVLMGVGPFAGILCSYSKIASCICKITSAQGKYKTFSTCVSHLSVVSLFYFTALGVFLSSAASHNSHSSTIASVMYTVVTPMLNPFIYSLRNRDIKEGLKRLYWMPSIRPIMLVLWIA, translated from the coding sequence ATGGAATCAGGGAATAATACAACAATTTTagaatttcttcttctgggactcacaGAAGAAGAAGAACTGCAGCCCCTCATCTTTGGGCTCTTCCTCTCCATGTACCTAATCACTGTGTTTGGAAACCTGCTCATCATTCTGGCCATCAGCTCAGACTACCACCTCCACacgcccatgtacttcttcctctccaacctgtccTTTGTAGACATCTGtttcacctccaccaccatcccaAAGATGCTGTGGAACATCCAGAACAAGAACAAAGGTATCACCTATGGAGGCTGCATCACCCAGATGTATTTTTACATACTGTTTGCAGGATTGGATGACATTCTCCTGAGTGTGATGGCCTATGATCGGTATGTGGCCATCTGCCATCCCCTGCACTACACCGTCATCATGAGCCCCCGGCTCTGTGGACTGCTGGTTCAGATATCCTGGGTGCTGATTGCCTTCTATTCCTTGCTTCACAGCTTAATGGTGTTGCGATTGTCCTTCTGTCCAGAAATGCAAATCCCCCATTTTTTCTGTGAACTCCGTCAGGTGGTACAACTTGCCAGTTCTGACAACTTTCTTAATAACATATTGATGTATTTTGCAGCTGTCCTGATGGGTGTTGGTCCTTTTGCTGGCATCCTTTGCTCATATTCTAAAATAGCTTCCTGCATATGTAAAATCACATCAGCTCAGGGGAAGTATAAAACATTTTCCACCTGTGTGTCCCACCTCTCAGTTGTCTCCCTATTTTATTTTACAGCCTTAGGAGTGTTCCTTAGCTCTGCGGCTAGCCACAACTCACATTCAAGTACAATTGCCTCAGTCATGTACACTGTGGTCACACCCATGCTGAACCCTTTCATCTACAGTCTGAGAAACCGAGATATAAAAGAGGGTCTAAAGAGATTGTATTGGATGCCAAGTATAAGACCAATTATGCTAGTGCTCTGGATTGCATAA